Proteins encoded in a region of the Megalops cyprinoides isolate fMegCyp1 chromosome 3, fMegCyp1.pri, whole genome shotgun sequence genome:
- the vps26c gene encoding vacuolar protein sorting-associated protein 26C, whose amino-acid sequence MSTSLDIRLKRANKVYHEGEVLAGVVVVICKEAVQHQGISLTMEGIVNLQLSSKSVGVFEAFYNSVKPIQLITSNIEVVKPGKVPGGKTEIPFEFPLHVKGNKVLYETYHGVFVNIQYTLRCDMKRSLLAKDLSKTCEFMVHCQPQKGKVLPGPVDFTITPETLQNVRERSSLPKFLIRGRLNATNCVITQPLTGELVVESSEVPIKSIELQLVRVETCGCAEGYARDATEIQNIQIAEGDICHGLPIPIYMVFPRLFTCPTLETTNFKVEFEVNVVIVLHDDHLITENFPLKLCRV is encoded by the exons ATGAGTACCAGTTTGGACATAAGACTCAAGCGAGCCAATAAAGTATATCATGAAGGG GAAGTGCTGGCTGGTGTTGTGGTTGTTATCTGCAAGGAGGCGGTACAACACCAGGGCATTTCTCTTACTATGGAGGGGATAGTCAACCTGCAGCTCAGCTCCAAGAGCGTGGGTGTCTTTGAGGCTTTCTACAACTCTGTCAAG CCCATCCAGCTGATCACCAGCAACATTGAGGTGGTGAAACCGGGGAAGGTCCCCGGGGGCAAGACTGAGATCCCCTTCGAGTTCCCGCTGCACGTCAAGGGCAACAAAGTGCTTTATGAAACCTACCACGGGGTCTTCGTCAACATTCAG TACACCCTGCGCTGTGATATGAAACGCTCCCTGTTGGCCAAAGATCTGAGCAAGACCTGTGAATTCATGGTCCACTGTCAG CCTCAGAAAGGAAAGGTGCTGCCTGGTCCAGTGGATTTTACCATCACTCCAGAGACACTGCAGAATGTCAGAGAG AGAAGCTCCCTTCCCAAGTTCCTGATCCGGGGCCGTTTGAACGCTACTAACTGTGTGATCACCCAGCCACTGACAGGAGAGCTGGTTGTGGAGAGCTCAGAGGTGCCCATTAAAAGCATCGAGCTGCAGCTGGTCAGAGTGGAGACCTGTG GATGTGCTGAGGGCTACGCACGAGACGCCACAGAGATACAGAACATCCAGATCGCAGAGGGGGACATCTGCCACGGCCTGCCCATTCCCATCTACATGGTGTTTCCTCGCCTCTTCACCTGCCCCACGCTCGAAACCACCAACTTCAAAGTCG AATTTGAAGTTAACGTGGTGATAGTTCTGCACGATGACCATCTGATCACTGAAAACTTCCCTCTGAAATTGTGTCGGGTGTGA